A region of Necator americanus strain Aroian chromosome I, whole genome shotgun sequence DNA encodes the following proteins:
- a CDS encoding hypothetical protein (NECATOR_CHRI.G2771.T1) encodes MDQDADSFTGCIQDAAKRKNAPCFNIKKEVRLWICGDETNVLYNSGWVVRTTSELSQEKRLRRRLRHQLKRGREKE; translated from the coding sequence ATGGACCAAGACGCTGACTCTTTCACTGGATGCATTCAGGACgctgcgaaaagaaaaaacgctcCCTGTTTTAACATCAAGAAAGAAGTTCGTCTTTGGATCTGCGGAGATGAGACAAACGTATTATACAATTCTGGATGGGTAGTCCGCACTACTAGTGAGTTGagccaggaaaagcgtctgagaaggaggTTGCGCCATCAGCTGAAACGTGGTCGTGAGAAAGAATGA
- a CDS encoding hypothetical protein (NECATOR_CHRI.G2773.T1), which yields MQGSSSISAITPSTASLLLKERQIVDAFAPERWGLFFEELLECLSDVVVRLEVLTIQMTLEIGKKTDDL from the exons atgCAGGGATCGTCATCAATATCGGCaattacaccatctactgcgTCGCTACTGTTGAAAGAAAG gcagatcgtagatgcttttgctccagaacgctggGGACTGTTCTTTGAAGAACTGCTTGAGTGCCTTTCTGATGTCGTCGTACGTTTGGAAGTCTTGACCATCCAGATGACGCtggagataggaaaaaagactgatgatctctag